The sequence acacacagatgatTTGGTCCTGGAAAGCACATGCCTTGTGAAGCTTGTCTCTTCTCAGCGAACCGCAGTGGCGCCAGCGGTTCCTCTTTGGGTCATAGCAGAGCATCCTCCGTTTGTTCACCACGTAAAGGTGGTCGTGCAAAGCCACCACCTGCATCTTGCCGAGAGAGTGAGGCAGAGGGGCCACAAACGTCCACTGGTTCCTCTGGACGCTGTAACACTCCACCTCTTTCAGTCTGGCGTCCGTCACGGGGTTTCTCCCGCCTAGGATGTACACGTGGCCGTTCAGGTAGCCCATCCCGGAGTGCATCCGACCCAGAGGCCTCTCGGCCAACTCCTGCCAGCTGTTTAACACGGGGTTATACAGCCAGAAGTGCTTGGAGAGGTGGGATGCGAGATACAGGTTGTTTTCAGGTGTGGCGCAGGCAGTTAAGGACTCCATGGTGGGCCGCTTGTAATCCTGACTGCTGAGGTCGACGAGAGGCGGCGCCATGAAGTACAGCTCCTCTGAGAAGGGGTCAAAGCACATGATATTGTCGTTTGGCAGGCCGAAGAAGAGGATCATCTCTTTTGCGCTCACACCTATCCTGTGTTTTGGAACGTCCGCCTTGGCGGGCACTCCTAGGCTTTCTTCTGCAGACTTGTTTATGAAATACGCAAGGTATTTTTCAATGACAGGCCTGACCATGAGGCCCTCCAGGTAGGCTTTGTCCTTTTCGGCAAAAAGCTTCCAGCGCACACACCCAAGTATCTGTAAGGCTGCCTCAGACTCCTCGGGTACATTAGTTTCGATCCACTGGAGAGCAGCTGAGAATACCTTTCTCTCGCAGTCTACATCCAGCGTGTCCAGCGACAACACCTCCTTCAGCTGCGTCAAGTCTAGCTCACAAAGCTCCCTGCCGTGACAAAGCTGACCaaagttcctcgcgatgaaagcCTGAGCCTGCCCCTTCAACTCAGGGTTGTCATAGGTGTCTGCAAATTTCATTACCCCCACGCAATTGCAGAGGTCCAGCCTCCTGGTCATGTAGCTGGAGCAGGCTTGCCTGATGTACTCCAGCTGAAGCATGTTGGCAGCTGCATAGACCCTCTGCACGTTGGTCTCCGTGATTGTAACTTTACCTGTGTAGCAATAGTCTATGATGACAGACATGGACTCGGGGTCGACACCACGGATGACGACTTTGTCCTGCATGCTTTCGTTCAGACCCCCGGTGAACATGCTTTTGAAATAAGGGCTGGCTGCGGCCAGGACGTTGCGGTTGCAGAGGAAAAGTTTCTCCGCGTCTCCTCTGACGGACTCGGGGCCCTGGCTCAGAGATTCATCGCACTGCACTTCTATCGTAACGTCAACGAGGAGCCGGGAGTCGTACAGCAATTTCAATTCCTTTAACAAACCCCGGGCGTGATTGACGTCTTCCAGTTCTTCTGGTCCGCTGAAGAAACTCAGCACCGAAGCCATCGTCTTGTCAATCAATAGCTGATAATCCCACTGTCAGTAAACAGCTGACATCCAAAATACTCCGacgttgtgtaaaaaaaaaagaagaatatgcCGGTGCACTTTTGTTTGCTAAGCGAACGAAAATCAACCATACGCTGTGGGGAAAGGATCAGATTTGGTGTGTAAATGGTCGGTAAACGGTCGTTTTGGATCCACGCCAGCCGGTTGTGTATCTCCAGGTGAGCATAATGTGCGTCCAAATCACAAACCGGTCACACATAATGCGCCGGTAGTACTTACAATAGTTGCGCTCGTTTGGCTGCAGAGGTTATATTCCAGTCACAGTGGATCCGTGGCCCCGTCTCCCTTTTTGAAAATACAGCAGTAAGAAACACTGCGCTCTCACTCAACCTTGCTGACAGAATGGCCGCATGCGCCTGTGATTGGCTGCAGACGGCGCAAGTTTGGTTGTCCGGACCTGTGAGCGTTTCCAATGGGCCTGTCTACTCATATGTGGCTTGAACGCAATATTCATTACACACTCAGTCAAGAAACTTAGCAAAATAAAGAGTTTAGACAGACTTTGGCCTATACATTTTTgaggctttttttgtttttgttttgagtaACAATTTTCTTGATTTTACGACAGAAAAGAGATAAAGATAAACTTGATTCTTTTTTTGCAATGTCGTGAAAAGATTCTGACATACTCTCCGGCTGTTCATCCGTATGTCTGTTTATTTGTCTGCCTATCTGTTTATctgtatatgtgttggtttgtatgtttgtgtgtcacctatctgtctgtctgcagacgggtgacaaaggaaaaaaacatgaatgcttgacccctacagtgagggggtccagggcCTCTGTTATactgctggggggagggggggcatttcCTGTCATGGTTTggatccacttgtccccttaaagggaagggtcactgtaaatcaatacaaagttattctgagtgatcacctttatcctgtgatgaaattatttctatcctgatgggagtggtctcttccaggatgacaatgcccccatccacaggactcGAGGGGTCACTGAACCTCATGCCATCTCAACCCaaatgaacacctatgggagatgttGGACCAACGTGTTAGACAGTGCTTTCCATCACCACCAAAACACCAAATttgggaatatcttttggaagaatggtgttcgtccctccagtagagttcagaaacTTGCAgactctatgacaaggagcactgaaactgctctggaggctcctggtggcccaacaccttactaagacactttatgttggtttttcctttaatttatcACCTGTCTGTATGTGTTCATCCGTCTTGTATGtttataaatataaaaaaaaaattcaggttGGCATTTGGAAACCTGTTTTTCTAGTGTGAGGCTTAGTGTGCTTTGTGAGGCATCAGAGGTGACAGTGTATCCACATGGtccatttttaatttttaatcATTTATTTTCGCATTGTCATTTCTTGATTCTACATTATTTTTCACTTCACTGACAACTTCAAATTGGAGCAAGTGAAGAAAAATACACAAAGCATTTCGTCTGTTTGTGAAATAAGTATGTCACAACTGCAGCATGTAGCATGGCTGTATATGTGTCATTTGTGTACacagctgtgtgtacacaggtaTGTGAGCATGTATTTTTCTCTCCCTCAGCCTCAGGTGTATCTACATTTGAGGTTGTTTATCTTCCGTAAGCCCTCGGGGTTGCGGATGGTCTTGTGGACGGTGATGAGGAAGGGAAAGGCAGAGGGCAGCTCGACCTGATGGCTCAGTTTCTGGTGTCCCCAGTGGAGGCAGTGCAGTCTCTCAGCCAGGTCACACTGGCCTGCACGCTCCAGAGCATCCTGCAGCAACTTGGTCTTATTGGGCTTATCCCATGATCTCTCGTACCTGTGGATGAATATCATAAATACAGTAACATGAGACAGACAGGAGACCAAGGagttatatgcatgtgtgtgtgtgtgtgtgtgtgtgtgtgtgtgtgtgtgtgtgtctcctcacttCATGTGTATCTGCAATGATTAAggtttaaaataaaaaagaaaaacacatgtcTAAAGCTGCTATATGTAATTGAACTTGAATTCTGACATGGATAAAAACGGCAAATCAAAGCATGAGAAAAAAATAAGGTAGTGGATACAAGGTACTTTTGCAgatattgcagatatttgctaTGTTTGATTGCTCTCAGCAGATATAACTTTATTGCTACCACTGCATACTTTGCTGAAGACTGTGAGTGTGACACAAGGCCTTGGAGGCATCATTACATATACGGTAGAAGAAAGTAGTATAGTAGATAAACTGAAAGATAATTACAATACAGTAAAATActtttttattgatttattgattgtacACGTAGATTTGCTATTATTAGTTATTGTTAGGTTTACATATGTTACATGTGCAGTTtgcttttatacacacacacacagacacactcacacacaatacCAGCACTCCAACATGGTCCTGGCCTGAACCTTCTTCTCTGTAGATTTGATGTGGAACTGACTGGTTTCAGCTCTGTTGAAGCCGAGTTCGTAAGCCAGAACTGCCCACTCAAAGCCAAGTTCCTGGGAAATCTCCTGCACTGTCTTGATGTTTATCACAGCATCCTGCAAAAACATAATGGGATGCAAAAACAGTCTACATTAtggaagaaaacacacaaaacagatgAAATACCGGCATGtggaataaaaaataaattatatatatatatatatatatatatatatatatatacatatatatatatatatatatatacactactactactacttttggctgctcccgttaggggtcgcaacagtggatcatccgtttccatttcttcctatcttcctctgtcacaccagccacctgcatgtcctccctcactagtccataaacctcctctttggccgtcctctttcctggcagctatatatatatatatatatatatatatacgtatatatatatccacagacATACCTCTTGTGCTTGATTGGGCATTATCTCAGACTCTGCACACTAATATGTAAATATCTGCAATGAAAGAAAATCAAAATACAACTGTAGTCTTATAAAAGATCAGCAGTTACTGTTTTCTCATATTCATTACACACATGTATGATTTGATATATTTAAAAAAGCAGGAAAATATATACTTACTCTGACAATGAGGTTCTTCGTTTGGttacaaactgtgtgtgtgtgtgtgtgtgtgtgtgtgtgtgtgtatgtgtgtgtgtgtgtgtgatctgaaCGTCTCCTGGGAGATTTAACATCAACACATTGTCATGTTAAAGATTAGTTATTTTACCCCTGCTGGCCCCCGCTGGAAGCAATTATTATTGAGAAGGACCCTCAAACGTCATGTAAAAATGCGGTGGTGTGTGCAAATCTCCAGAGTTAACTCAACCGCAGCAGAACTAGCTGAAGAATATGGATCACCGGATCCACTATCAAATGTCAATAGAGAATAAAGTCAGTGGAAATTGTGGGGCTTTAGCATATTATATTAAGGTAAATGAAACCATTTAGAGTTTACACTGTGTATTAATCTTCACGAAGATGAATTCATTTTGTTTACTTGAGGTCCAAGCAACGACGCTgatggaaccctattgtatccTTTAGGATTATTCTTCTTCCGCCCTAAAAGTATCTGGGTCTCGGGAACCGTAACAGTTAAGAGTTCCCAAAGTTGGCAGAGAGGTTGGAAATCTCACCCACtacttgcacaaaaaaaaaaatagatagatagatagatagatatctagatagatagatagataaatagatagatagatagatagatatattacGGATGTGGTTCCGAACAAATCGAAAAATAGAAGCCACGCCCATTTTAACCAAGAAATATTTTCTGCCATATTGAATTTTGTTCCAATTAGTTCTTTTGCTGCGTCTACAAATTTTGAGCAATCGTCACCAAATTTGGTACAGAGCATCTCTTGGACCAAGCCAGAAAAGTTAATTTTTGGATGATATTCCATAGGGTTTCCTTATATACAAGCCAATCACCTTTTTTCTTCAAAAtagctaatttaaaaaaaaattgcaaaaactCATGAacattttgagatatcaacctgacaTTTGTGACATGTTCAGGAGTTTTTATTAAGCTTACGTATTAAAGTGTATTGTGCTTAGCCTATAGGGGGCGctacaaatatttaaaaaaaaattatatctcGTAATTCAGCTGTATGCGTTTGATGACATTCGGTTTGCGTGATCTTGGGTCATGACTTAGTCGACGCATAAAATTTGGTAATGGTTGATTAAAATGGGCGTGGCGTATTCCAACAAATCTAAATTTCTAGACATTTCACATTccaaacttcaaaaaaaaaaatcacccgttcatcctacagagctgaaatttttccagcacatctctTGAATGTGATAAAAGTATGCCTCACTGCAAGCTATGGTCAATTCAGAAGCCCAGAAATATTTAAAATCAATTAACACCctgcttgccacccaatgactgctgggataggctccagcatacccgcgaccctgacagcaggataagcggtttggataatggatggctggatggatggagctcCACAAGTCTTCAGAATACtttatactttattcatccccaaggggaaattgggtcttcGTTCAAATGCTACCAAAACTGACAGAGATTGTGCAGATGCTCGATATCACGTTTCAAATGGCGTTCAGCTATGTCAAATGATGAGTCTGCAGTGACATTCAGTGTCACACTGTAATTAGTACTGTATGCACATTTTCTATTTCACCAAATCTTTGATCAAATTCACCGAAGTATTTGACAATACACCCAAAACCAGCAGAATggtgtctgatttttttttcagaattttATCATCGGTACTTTAATTATTGTGAACTTCCAAGATTAAACAGATAAAAATACCCCAGTCAGGCCACTGTGTTGTAATTGCGACCCTgcttaggataagcggtttggataatggatggatggatggatgtaagaaGGTGTGTGGGGAACAACAGTGGTGCAGGCAGTTAAGTCCTCTTCTCAGGACATACAGTGGTCTAGGGTTCAAGCTCCACGTGTCCAATCTGAATGTGCTGACCTTGTGGCAATTTATGCATGTGACATGTGTTCGAATTCTTCTGAAGGCCACATAAGTCGAAGACTGCCTTTTGATAGATTTTAGATTttccgccattttgaattttgtccaAATTTGTTTTTTGCTACTCCTACAAATTTTGAGCAATTGTCATCAAATTTGGTACAGAGCATCTCCAGAATAGCTTATTTTACAAAATTTGCAATAACTCAGGAACATGTTGAGATAGCAACCTGAAATTTTACACACATGTTCAGGAGTTTTCGCTATGCTTACATATTAAACCGCATTACACTAAGTGCTTGGAGCCCGTCCATTGCCGCTTAGTTCTTTTGATGTAAGGCTTTAGTTTAATTCTCAATATCTAATGACTTCCTTTCAGTTTTCAAAAATTCACTGCAAGAGTTATTCTGGAAAAAAAGGGAGCAAATAAAATATTACTGAAATGCTTTATTCTCTTTAAAAAGTTCTTCTTTTTCAAATTCTTGTCATCCATAAAAAGCATCAGAGCTCCATGTGCAATACCATTGCAGCGCCAATGTCCATCAGAAAACACAGAAAAAAATCCTTTGTCATGTAAACAGTCATGAAGAAAATCTGGCTAAAATGTCCCGGTAAGAGTCCAGTTTTATGTTACTTACTGTTATTTTCACATGTTTTAATGCGCTAAGAATAGCTCTGATAAAAAGTGCTTTAggttcaaaataaataaatataactgACATGAATTCCACCACTTTTATACAGGCACAAGATGTGACAAAACTTCCAACATTGGTTCCAACTTCATATTTAACACCATTACCTAAACCAAACAGAAATGAATCATGGCAAAAAAAATGGTCATAGAAAATGAAGAAGCATAATAGACTATAGTTTCTCTAAACCTTCAGATGGAGATGGATTACCATTCTATTGAATGAGATCATAACTATCCACAACATCCAGTCAAAAAAGCACATATCAAAGTGGATTCAGTTCATATCAAACAATTGATTATTAGCGTATTGCCAGGTGTGATGATTTTTAAATTGATCAGTCTATGTTTCAGCAGGTAGTAAGATAGAGATCCAGCCTGCTGGACCCATTATGTTCACAGTCTCTACTCAGTCCTCTGGTTTTACGACGCTTGCCAAATGTTAACAGTCAAAACAGATTCAGGACACTTTTGTCCATCCACATCTATTTACCCTGTGCACCTCCTTATCCTCCAGCTTCACCTCCATTCAGTAGCAGCCATCTTTCCAGCTGCCGTCCCTCAGGGCGCTGAGGGCCGCCAGGCTCTTTGGAGGAGCCAGTAAACTGCCAGGGTTAAGAAACAAGTTGAGAAAATTAGTCCAAAGCTAGAaatatcttctttttttgtgggcccccccccctttctgaccaattgtatccggccaattaccccactcttccgagctgtcctggtcgctgctccaccccctctgccgatctggggagggctgcagactaccacatgcctgatccgatacatgtggagtcacaggccgcttcttttcacctgacagtgaggagtttcaccagggggacgtagcccgtgggagaatcacgctactccccccagttccccgtcctccctgaacagcgaccaggacacatacccacatccggcttcccacccgcagacacagccaattgtgtctatagggatgcccgaccaagctggaggcaacacggggattcgaaccggcgagcctcgtgttggtaggcaatggaatagaccgccacgccacccggacacccttagAAAtatctttatgcacgctcaataatccagattagaaaatcaaagaaagttgaatcagttcatctggacataacgtttgttgagagaaatgttttatcactgatctaagtgacctcttcagcctcataTGACTGCAGGTTACttaattataaacaatacagatgcataacgaccgaaaacaacgatcagttccaCATGCAAATATaggcgtgagcattaactagcgttacaatgaccatgtgtaccattcacagaggatttgggaatgtttacaatcacagcattgtaagatggcgacagaagtACTCTTGGGCTTCCGGCACTCAAAGGCAGATGTACTGTTGtaaactatcatgagaaagttagaatgctacttagcgacatgaatacttgtgagcccctgaaacaagatccaggcagtggttacaagaaaagggggatagattgtctgaagctgttagaacaggacaatgctattgacagagttttgtaccatagattatacccaggggacgctacacctagtctgtatagcTTACCTAaagtacataaacaggatgtgccattacggcctattgtttgtatgattaattcAGTGGCCCATAACATCTCTAGTTTTTTTCCATatattcttaacccattggtaggtATTAATgagcatcacattcagaacactatggattttgtggataaggtgtgggacatcattatggagagggatgaaacaatgtttcttatgatgttaagtctctctttgtgtgtgtctctgttgatgaagcagtggaggtagtccgtattaaattacaggatgaccccacccttagcaataggaccacccttaacactgaccttcacactgaaaaaacaaaaacaaaaaaaaacattgaccaagtgtgtctgctcctgaagctgtgtcttcagtccatgtacttcacatacagggggcagtactataggtagAAGCATGGGTTTGTTataggttccccagtctcacctgtagtggccaacttgtatatggaagaaatggaaaagagggctctgatgtcctatccagggacaccaccttgccattggttcagatttgtggacgacgcctgggttaaaattaaatctcaggatgtagcacatttcactgaccccattaactctgtggacaaccacatcaagttcaccagggaggatgtgaaacatgacaggttagccttcttacactgtgaaattgcagttggtgatgagggacatttgattattgatatttaccataaactaacacatactgatcagtacttaatgtctgactctcatcatccactggagcacaaaccaggagtaatcaggacgctgtaccaccgagctgacaacatccccactgacacagcggtcggagaaggggagaaatcctacattaaacaggccctggttaagtgtggttatcctaactgagtgtttgtcaaagccaggaagacgcccaaacagtgcaccaaccgATCGAAGAGAGAACGACAACAGCTGCCAAAGCGTAAGCCaggggtgattccgtatgtggcgggagtgtcggaaaatctgagacgtgtattttccaaatgctacgtctcagttgctttcaaaccccaaaacacgctgtgccagaagttagtccaccccaaggatcgggtcacccagcacaaacagagcagtatagtgtacgctgttaagtgccaggaggattgccgtgacttgtacatcgggtaaaccaaacagatgctggccaagaggatggcacaacacaggagtgcTAACACATAAggccaggactcaacagtctacacccatctacagaccagtggccactctctcaaggatgaggatgtgcacatccttgataggggggaacgctggtttgaacagggagttatgtgaagagggaatgaccatccctgaaccgggggggggggcattaagagTACATCCATCACCATGATTATCCTGATAATAATATTGCCAAGCACTAGCATCAAACCCGGGACTAGAACAGCATCCTGAGAATTCATCGCTTGACAAAGTAGGACGCATCGACTCGAGGCTAGACGAAGCTGGTGTGGGCGGGGTTTACATTAAAATGAATAGGAGCTATGTTGAACTCGGGTCTGGCGGCGCCAGTGTGTGCTGGCCTTAGCTATGAGTGCGATTTGAGCTTGAAATCCGTAATGATGATTTGTAAGTTGGCATACTCGTCCTCACCTGCGTGTCGGCTGGGCAAGTTTGCTGGAACGAGTCCCACTGGTCCCCACGAAGGAAGCTGGGCGAGGTAGGGAACTGCGAGGTGGAGCGGCCTGGTTGTTGGCGGAGGCTTTAAGGGGCTGTGGTACCGATGTCCCACCAGGTTTTAAGGGCTGGGGCAGGGCCCCGCTGCCGGCGACGGAGTGCAGACTGACGGAGGAGGACAGCGGTGTGGAGGACGGGCCCTGCTGGATGGTTGGACTGACGTAGGCAGTCGCTTTGAGGGGGTGTCGAGGTATGGCGGGGAAGCTCCCCACGCTCTGTACCCGCTGACCCA comes from Lampris incognitus isolate fLamInc1 chromosome 11, fLamInc1.hap2, whole genome shotgun sequence and encodes:
- the kbtbd7 gene encoding kelch repeat and BTB domain-containing protein 7, which encodes MASVLSFFSGPEELEDVNHARGLLKELKLLYDSRLLVDVTIEVQCDESLSQGPESVRGDAEKLFLCNRNVLAAASPYFKSMFTGGLNESMQDKVVIRGVDPESMSVIIDYCYTGKVTITETNVQRVYAAANMLQLEYIRQACSSYMTRRLDLCNCVGVMKFADTYDNPELKGQAQAFIARNFGQLCHGRELCELDLTQLKEVLSLDTLDVDCERKVFSAALQWIETNVPEESEAALQILGCVRWKLFAEKDKAYLEGLMVRPVIEKYLAYFINKSAEESLGVPAKADVPKHRIGVSAKEMILFFGLPNDNIMCFDPFSEELYFMAPPLVDLSSQDYKRPTMESLTACATPENNLYLASHLSKHFWLYNPVLNSWQELAERPLGRMHSGMGYLNGHVYILGGRNPVTDARLKEVECYSVQRNQWTFVAPLPHSLGKMQVVALHDHLYVVNKRRMLCYDPKRNRWRHCGSLRRDKLHKACAFQDQIICVCDTPVVKAYSPARGEWKRMGDIPIDSRALNYQVIQHSGKLLLLTQTLLQHNKNRVLIHEYDLARDSWKNVMAVYVSSLGPVCVSTRVYPACLSSVHSFSTEEEDDSGSSADWDFDGLTDADSDSGSSSSFSDENW
- the slain1a gene encoding SLAIN motif-containing protein 1a isoform X2 — its product is MGYKLQDMTDVQVMARLQEENKLRRSMPNLIRAPSMTSVPSIPSLASPVNPSPGPSSLPMMSSLRSSQSFDSSSGLARLQSSIPAPGQLGQRVQSVGSFPAIPRHPLKATAYVSPTIQQGPSSTPLSSSVSLHSVAGSGALPQPLKPGGTSVPQPLKASANNQAAPPRSSLPRPASFVGTSGTRSSKLAQPTRSLLAPPKSLAALSALRDGSWKDGCY
- the wu:fc50b12 gene encoding uncharacterized protein wu:fc50b12 translates to MPNQAQEDAVINIKTVQEISQELGFEWAVLAYELGFNRAETSQFHIKSTEKKVQARTMLECWYERSWDKPNKTKLLQDALERAGQCDLAERLHCLHWGHQKLSHQVELPSAFPFLITVHKTIRNPEGLRKINNLKCRYT